A DNA window from Porphyromonadaceae bacterium W3.11 contains the following coding sequences:
- a CDS encoding BACON domain-containing carbohydrate-binding protein yields the protein MKQLFKTLALITLALMLGACDDNSNDLVGKWDDTIKLSEKKVEFNSDKNSKTITTQGDKWWVGDISIEGENLHLTPEQGTHKEDFKFSKDYLTVERDKKSITITMDENKTNAKREVVIILQAGDYFDYIHVTQDHK from the coding sequence ATGAAGCAATTATTTAAGACTCTTGCCCTGATCACATTGGCATTAATGTTAGGTGCTTGTGATGATAATTCTAATGACCTCGTTGGAAAATGGGACGACACCATCAAACTTTCTGAAAAGAAGGTGGAGTTCAACTCAGACAAAAACAGTAAAACCATCACCACTCAGGGCGATAAGTGGTGGGTAGGAGATATTAGTATAGAAGGTGAAAATCTTCATTTAACACCAGAGCAAGGCACCCATAAAGAGGATTTCAAATTTAGTAAGGATTACCTAACCGTGGAAAGAGACAAGAAGTCCATAACCATCACTATGGATGAAAATAAGACTAATGCCAAAAGAGAAGTCGTCATCATACTTCAGGCTGGTGATTACTTTGACTACATCCACGTTACTCAAGATCATAAATAA
- a CDS encoding TonB-dependent receptor plug domain-containing protein: MNNNKLITRVLLLTLIIQFACSASAQDKKDDRVAFELSLDTLFVTEKYITKEKSVNIGAKVQAIAPEVLQVFQSRSLADLLTEQTSINIKSMGLGALATASFRGASPAQTRVNWNGVNITPVMAGIFDFSQMPVFFADKVSLVYGSNDVKSGTGAVGGSVNLFSTAIWDGQTEFNLSGEYGSFNTYTAKGSARYGTKNLSMKTRAYFQHSDNDFSYINKVTSNEHFRENRVDSEYSMFSVMQDAHLRITPSSTLTSAIWYQYGDRMLPQPLGVEATSHEKQKEQNLRAYSGWDKYFDDKAQLSLKLAYIFYQLRYDKWYSTTHFDPIGNTNASHTLHVSGDYSHRLSDAILLNTTLTFQHDMAKAESYRDLDPDKYNIDDLEFKIPELEPPVKKYRNILSWHNSIRWQITDKWLTDLRLMLETNDWRKPVFTYSLGFIGSVIPNVLNLRGSVAYNYRFPSLNELYWRPGGNPDVLPERGTSYDATLSLKLPIGKRWELVAEIAPYVMLIDNWILWLPTDESAKGTSSQNQWLWTPQNKRDVLSTGVEAMARLSYSKDDFRGNVSFNYAYTDSHTRTKQHEDDGSLLKQIPYVPKQKWNIRLALDYKQVFVNFQTTYVGVRFITTDQSYFTYPYNVCNLQLGYTFALGDVLLSPQIRVDNLFNTYYESTQYYPMPRRNLLSSIIVKF, translated from the coding sequence ATGAATAATAATAAGTTAATCACAAGAGTTTTACTTCTAACTCTTATCATACAATTTGCCTGTTCGGCTTCTGCTCAGGACAAGAAGGACGATAGAGTTGCATTCGAACTATCACTTGATACGCTATTCGTCACCGAAAAATATATAACAAAAGAGAAGTCTGTAAATATTGGGGCTAAGGTACAGGCAATAGCACCAGAGGTACTTCAGGTCTTTCAAAGTCGTAGCTTAGCTGACTTACTGACAGAACAGACATCCATCAATATCAAGAGTATGGGGTTAGGTGCTCTCGCTACTGCTTCCTTTAGAGGAGCGAGTCCTGCACAGACTAGAGTAAACTGGAACGGAGTAAATATCACGCCCGTAATGGCTGGGATATTTGACTTTTCTCAAATGCCGGTCTTCTTTGCAGACAAAGTATCACTAGTCTATGGTAGTAATGATGTGAAAAGTGGAACTGGAGCTGTGGGTGGGAGTGTTAATCTCTTCAGTACTGCGATATGGGATGGTCAAACGGAATTCAACTTATCTGGAGAGTATGGTTCGTTCAATACCTATACAGCGAAAGGGTCGGCAAGATATGGGACTAAAAACTTATCGATGAAGACTCGTGCCTACTTTCAGCACTCAGATAACGACTTTTCCTACATCAATAAAGTAACCTCCAACGAACATTTTAGAGAGAATAGAGTGGATTCTGAATACAGTATGTTTTCTGTAATGCAGGATGCTCACCTACGTATCACACCTTCATCGACCTTAACAAGTGCTATCTGGTATCAATATGGTGATAGGATGCTGCCTCAGCCATTAGGGGTAGAGGCTACTTCCCACGAAAAACAAAAAGAGCAGAACCTCAGAGCCTACAGTGGTTGGGATAAATATTTTGACGACAAAGCTCAGCTATCACTTAAGCTTGCATACATATTTTATCAGCTTAGATACGATAAGTGGTACTCTACAACTCATTTTGACCCTATTGGCAATACCAACGCTAGCCATACCCTGCACGTGAGTGGTGACTACTCTCATCGATTGTCTGACGCAATACTATTGAATACGACACTCACATTTCAGCATGATATGGCAAAAGCTGAAAGCTATAGAGACTTGGACCCAGATAAATATAACATTGACGACCTGGAATTTAAGATCCCTGAGCTTGAACCACCAGTTAAGAAATATAGGAATATCCTTTCTTGGCATAATTCCATTAGGTGGCAAATAACAGACAAGTGGCTCACTGACTTGCGATTAATGCTCGAGACAAATGACTGGCGAAAGCCTGTATTTACCTATTCCCTAGGATTTATTGGAAGTGTTATCCCCAACGTGTTAAACCTTCGAGGTAGCGTAGCATACAACTATCGCTTTCCTAGCCTAAATGAACTTTATTGGCGTCCAGGTGGTAACCCCGACGTACTACCCGAGCGTGGCACCTCCTATGATGCGACCCTCTCCTTAAAGCTTCCGATAGGGAAGCGTTGGGAACTTGTTGCAGAAATAGCTCCCTACGTGATGTTAATAGATAACTGGATCTTATGGCTACCGACAGATGAGAGTGCAAAGGGGACTTCATCTCAAAACCAATGGTTATGGACCCCACAAAACAAGCGTGACGTGCTATCTACTGGTGTAGAAGCAATGGCTCGTCTTTCGTATTCAAAAGACGACTTCCGAGGTAATGTATCATTTAACTATGCCTACACGGACTCTCATACGCGAACCAAGCAGCATGAGGACGATGGCTCTCTACTAAAGCAGATTCCTTATGTGCCAAAGCAGAAATGGAATATTCGGCTGGCATTGGACTACAAACAGGTCTTCGTTAACTTTCAGACGACCTATGTGGGGGTTAGATTCATCACGACAGATCAATCCTACTTTACCTACCCGTATAATGTCTGTAACCTTCAGCTAGGATACACCTTTGCCCTTGGGGATGTGCTGCTTTCGCCGCAAATCAGAGTAGATAATCTATTCAATACCTATTATGAGTCTACTCAATATTATCCTATGCCTAGGCGTAATTTACTCAGCTCGATAATAGTTAAATTCTAA
- a CDS encoding heavy metal translocating P-type ATPase, translated as MKECSHKGCACNNSPNNFCKTHDHHDKSEDTQPHEVHSHSHEHTHGVDDGEHKHRILYSVFASVLLLLTLIGIEYWAPSLLATEWVKFVAYFISFLPVGIPVFREGIEIYQAEKTFFNECTLMVMASIGAFIIGEYPEAVVLMILYNVGEWLQGLAVNNARRSISDLVDSRTEKVMLIKDDGSTQEVNAEEAHPGDIIRMNTGMRLSLDGVLLSKDGLLDVSALTGESIPKEVSSGDEVLAGSVVMSKPLEMKVSKEYRDSTLARILEMAEAAAERKPTTEKFIRRFAKIYTPIVTGLAALVVVLPWVWSLIHPSFIYLFDDWLYRGLVFLVTSCPCALIISVPLTYFCGIGSASRRGVLFKGAVFLERLKKITAVVFDKTGTLTEGKFEIKEILHSADISEEEAIALISAVEAQSTHPMAIAITNYASERNIASAIISEVHEQTGMGLNALTNDGSELLVGSERLMAQAGVNIPDQLHPKGASAVLLAKNNKVIATVILQDSIKNESQATIKGLRKRGISKILMLSGDKQDVVTSIGLQLGIDEVYGDLLPDNKMERVDKLMKTHSVLFVGDGLNDAPVMNLADLGAAMGGIGSDATIEAADMVIQGDSPYKVVESMDIAHRTERIVRQNIIFSLGFKFLVMFLATIGIASLTLAIIADVGVTLLVIANALRALRLPEKKR; from the coding sequence ATGAAAGAATGTTCCCATAAAGGTTGTGCTTGCAATAATTCACCAAATAATTTTTGCAAAACTCACGACCATCACGATAAGTCAGAGGACACCCAACCCCACGAAGTTCATAGCCACAGCCATGAACACACTCATGGTGTTGATGACGGTGAGCATAAACATAGGATACTATATAGCGTATTCGCGTCGGTATTACTACTCTTAACATTAATAGGTATAGAGTATTGGGCACCCTCATTACTTGCGACCGAATGGGTGAAGTTCGTAGCCTATTTCATCTCATTTTTACCAGTCGGGATACCCGTATTCCGTGAAGGGATAGAGATATATCAAGCAGAGAAGACTTTTTTTAATGAATGTACCTTGATGGTGATGGCTTCAATAGGTGCGTTTATTATTGGAGAATATCCAGAAGCGGTAGTGCTAATGATCCTATATAACGTAGGAGAATGGCTTCAAGGCTTAGCCGTCAATAATGCGAGGAGGAGCATATCAGACTTAGTCGATAGCCGCACCGAGAAAGTCATGCTCATCAAGGATGATGGCTCTACCCAAGAGGTCAATGCAGAAGAAGCACATCCTGGAGATATTATCAGGATGAATACTGGCATGCGACTCTCATTGGATGGCGTACTACTGAGCAAAGATGGACTACTGGACGTATCGGCACTGACTGGAGAAAGCATTCCCAAGGAAGTCTCATCAGGAGATGAAGTGTTAGCAGGGAGCGTCGTGATGAGCAAACCGCTGGAGATGAAAGTCTCAAAGGAATATCGGGACAGTACATTGGCTCGAATACTTGAGATGGCCGAAGCTGCAGCCGAAAGGAAGCCAACCACAGAAAAGTTCATTAGGCGTTTTGCGAAAATATACACGCCTATAGTCACTGGTCTTGCTGCATTAGTTGTAGTTCTTCCGTGGGTATGGAGCCTGATTCATCCATCGTTCATATACCTATTTGATGATTGGCTATACAGAGGACTCGTCTTCTTAGTGACTTCATGTCCGTGTGCTCTAATTATCAGTGTACCACTCACTTACTTTTGCGGTATTGGGTCCGCCTCTAGGAGAGGCGTTCTATTCAAGGGAGCTGTATTCCTCGAACGACTAAAAAAGATAACAGCTGTCGTATTCGATAAGACTGGCACCCTAACAGAGGGCAAGTTTGAGATAAAAGAGATTTTACACTCTGCGGATATAAGCGAAGAAGAAGCGATTGCCCTCATCTCAGCCGTAGAGGCTCAGAGCACACACCCGATGGCCATTGCTATTACCAATTATGCTTCGGAGAGGAACATTGCATCTGCTATAATCTCCGAGGTACACGAGCAGACGGGTATGGGACTAAATGCCCTCACAAATGATGGGAGTGAGCTATTAGTGGGCAGCGAACGATTAATGGCACAGGCAGGAGTAAATATTCCTGATCAGCTTCACCCAAAGGGGGCTAGTGCTGTTCTTCTAGCTAAGAACAATAAGGTCATCGCCACAGTTATCCTTCAGGATAGTATTAAAAATGAGAGTCAAGCAACCATTAAAGGACTTCGCAAGAGGGGTATATCAAAGATATTGATGCTCTCTGGAGATAAGCAAGACGTGGTAACATCTATAGGGTTACAACTAGGTATAGATGAAGTATATGGAGATCTACTCCCAGATAATAAGATGGAGAGAGTAGATAAACTTATGAAGACCCACAGCGTCCTATTCGTAGGAGATGGGCTGAACGATGCTCCTGTAATGAATCTAGCTGACCTCGGAGCAGCGATGGGCGGAATAGGAAGTGATGCAACCATCGAAGCTGCTGATATGGTCATTCAAGGGGATAGCCCCTATAAGGTGGTAGAGTCAATGGACATAGCACATCGTACAGAACGAATCGTCCGACAAAACATCATCTTCTCACTTGGCTTTAAATTTTTAGTCATGTTTTTAGCAACCATAGGTATTGCTTCGCTTACTCTAGCTATTATTGCAGATGTAGGTGTAACCCTATTGGTTATTGCTAATGCACTAAGAGCGTTGAGGCTACCAGAGAAAAAGAGATAA
- the mazG gene encoding nucleoside triphosphate pyrophosphohydrolase: protein MIVEDNKYKPSSRAEKLEAFGTLLDVLDELRVKCPWDAKQTNESLRPNTIEEVYELSEALLSGDQANVSKELGDVLLHIAFYAKIGEENQAFDIADVCQRLTDKLIFRHPHVFGNVSVKDSHEVEQNWEQIKLKEKGGNKMVLSGVPCGLPSLIKAYRVQEKVANVGFDWEEKSDVWDKVYEELGELRDEVEGDSSQEQKEGEMGDFLFSLINMGRLFGIDPDTSLERTNQKFIRRFNHIEMRAKEDGKELKQMTLAEMEIYYNEAKSLEKDDNKEEDR, encoded by the coding sequence ATGATTGTAGAAGATAATAAATACAAACCAAGTAGTCGTGCCGAAAAGCTTGAAGCTTTCGGCACGTTGCTTGATGTATTGGATGAGTTAAGGGTTAAATGCCCTTGGGATGCTAAGCAAACCAATGAGAGTCTACGCCCCAATACTATTGAGGAGGTTTATGAATTAAGTGAAGCTTTACTTAGTGGAGATCAGGCTAATGTCTCCAAGGAGTTGGGGGATGTCCTCCTACATATTGCTTTTTATGCTAAGATTGGAGAAGAGAATCAAGCATTCGATATTGCTGATGTATGTCAACGACTTACCGACAAACTGATCTTCCGTCATCCCCATGTTTTTGGCAACGTTTCTGTGAAAGATAGCCATGAGGTTGAGCAAAACTGGGAGCAGATTAAGCTGAAGGAAAAGGGCGGTAATAAGATGGTCTTGAGTGGCGTTCCTTGTGGGCTACCCTCATTAATCAAGGCTTATCGAGTTCAAGAGAAAGTAGCAAATGTAGGCTTTGATTGGGAGGAAAAGAGCGACGTCTGGGATAAAGTTTATGAGGAACTTGGTGAGCTTCGTGATGAAGTAGAGGGGGATTCATCTCAGGAACAGAAAGAAGGCGAAATGGGAGACTTCCTATTTAGTCTGATTAATATGGGACGCCTCTTTGGAATAGATCCCGATACTAGCTTGGAGAGAACCAATCAGAAGTTTATTCGTCGGTTCAATCACATCGAGATGAGAGCGAAAGAAGACGGGAAAGAGCTTAAGCAGATGACCTTGGCGGAGATGGAGATCTATTACAATGAAGCAAAGAGCTTAGAGAAAGACGACAATAAAGAGGAGGATCGCTAA
- the rsmH gene encoding 16S rRNA (cytosine(1402)-N(4))-methyltransferase RsmH — protein sequence MEDSIIKADGYHVPVLLEESLEQLITNPDGIYIDATFGGGGHSREILKRLSPEGHLFGFDKDPDALANCDISDERFTFVRSDFRYLSFFMNYYGVKSVDGILADLGLSSHHLDDEGRGFSFRFDAPIDMRMNKAGGTTAQDLIENSTQEDLSSILKEYGEIKGAYRIAGLMKEASQRGELKSIQNLLDAIAPASPPHDKKNLSRIFQALRIAVNDEMGSLEALLHQGADLLASDGRFTIITYHSLEDRPVKNFFKTGNLQGERITDHFGVSLSPLKPLRNKPTTPTESELEKNPRSRSAKLRTALKL from the coding sequence ATGGAAGACTCTATAATAAAAGCCGATGGCTATCATGTGCCGGTACTCCTCGAAGAGTCCTTAGAACAATTAATTACAAATCCAGATGGTATATATATCGATGCTACTTTTGGAGGCGGAGGACATTCTAGGGAAATTCTGAAACGTTTGAGCCCAGAAGGACATCTATTTGGCTTTGATAAGGATCCAGATGCTTTGGCAAATTGTGATATTTCAGATGAGCGCTTTACGTTTGTTCGAAGTGACTTTCGTTACCTTTCCTTTTTCATGAATTACTATGGAGTCAAGTCTGTGGATGGAATTTTGGCAGATCTTGGCTTATCCAGTCATCACCTTGATGATGAGGGTAGGGGCTTTTCTTTTCGTTTTGACGCACCAATAGATATGCGGATGAATAAGGCAGGTGGCACTACAGCTCAGGATTTGATAGAAAACTCTACTCAAGAAGACCTGTCAAGTATTTTAAAAGAATATGGGGAAATCAAGGGAGCATACCGGATTGCAGGATTGATGAAAGAGGCCTCTCAAAGGGGAGAGCTTAAGAGTATTCAAAATCTTCTTGATGCGATTGCCCCAGCTTCTCCACCGCATGACAAGAAGAATCTGTCTCGAATCTTTCAGGCTCTTCGTATAGCGGTAAATGACGAGATGGGATCACTTGAAGCGTTACTCCATCAAGGAGCTGATTTATTAGCTTCAGATGGAAGGTTCACTATCATTACTTATCACTCGCTAGAGGACCGTCCCGTCAAAAACTTCTTCAAGACTGGAAATCTCCAAGGTGAGCGTATTACAGACCATTTCGGAGTTTCACTTTCTCCACTAAAACCTTTGCGAAATAAACCAACCACTCCCACGGAAAGTGAATTGGAGAAAAATCCTCGCTCTCGTAGTGCTAAGCTACGTACTGCACTCAAACTCTAG
- a CDS encoding PKD domain containing protein has protein sequence MKKKTFQWSLILGLLLSLSLFGCSSDDRINDLENELNKLKEQIDADKAKAEKEKQETEANNPFIKLALDKDEIALNFYPGEPIKVKVDSKGLKDIVGISSNPTWTVSYDDASQMSIITAPVKSTAGASNIIISGVNDKGQVFRGVIACTLNDYSSPYGTFILNEGSVWSTPSEMGSLIYINPREAATANVYKGINGRAIGSCPQDMFLYNDKYFVISQNTNPNTDGRLTIFDANTLEKRGYYSTELSELNNPTHVAVVDDTHIYIRDEKGIWLFDTAYSANKLTLIEGTKGARKNVMAVSHNKVFFSKNKDLKVIDSKTNSIVYEHSFDGKISGIINADKDHIYVSSYEKNVGVIRKINTESYEVVQENMIGEEYEGKLLQMSFAAAPGISAKGDTIYYSSLGQKIYRHIFSTNSSKLMVDIKEELNPEHKVTYNTAQVHPVTGHVYFNTLKGFGQDYKTNTIYRFDMTGDKGKLLNRWENLSRFPAGIFFPPAK, from the coding sequence ATGAAGAAGAAAACATTTCAATGGAGTCTGATATTAGGACTTCTTTTGAGTCTCTCCCTCTTTGGGTGTAGTTCTGATGATCGTATTAATGATCTAGAAAATGAACTCAACAAACTGAAAGAGCAGATTGATGCGGACAAGGCGAAAGCCGAGAAAGAAAAACAGGAAACTGAAGCTAATAATCCATTTATCAAACTAGCTCTTGATAAGGATGAGATTGCTCTAAACTTTTATCCAGGTGAGCCCATAAAAGTAAAGGTTGATAGTAAGGGGCTTAAAGATATTGTAGGCATCTCGAGTAACCCAACGTGGACTGTTTCGTATGACGATGCCAGCCAGATGTCGATCATCACAGCTCCTGTTAAATCTACTGCTGGTGCTAGTAATATTATCATCTCAGGTGTGAATGATAAGGGACAGGTATTCAGAGGAGTCATTGCATGTACTTTGAATGACTACAGCAGTCCTTACGGCACATTTATCCTAAATGAAGGAAGTGTATGGAGTACTCCATCAGAGATGGGATCACTTATTTATATCAATCCGAGGGAGGCAGCGACAGCTAATGTCTATAAAGGAATCAATGGTAGAGCGATAGGTTCATGTCCTCAAGATATGTTTTTGTACAATGATAAATATTTCGTCATCTCACAGAATACGAACCCGAATACTGATGGTCGCTTGACTATTTTTGATGCAAATACTTTGGAAAAAAGAGGGTACTATTCAACTGAGTTGAGTGAACTGAACAATCCGACTCACGTCGCAGTCGTGGATGACACTCATATATACATCCGTGACGAAAAGGGTATTTGGCTCTTTGATACAGCATACTCTGCTAATAAGCTCACTCTTATCGAGGGAACAAAAGGTGCTCGTAAAAATGTGATGGCTGTTAGTCATAATAAGGTATTCTTTTCCAAGAATAAAGACCTTAAAGTCATTGATTCAAAAACGAATTCTATCGTATATGAACACAGTTTTGATGGTAAAATCTCTGGGATTATCAATGCTGATAAGGATCATATATATGTATCAAGTTATGAAAAAAATGTGGGCGTCATTCGTAAAATAAATACTGAGTCTTACGAAGTCGTTCAAGAGAATATGATTGGAGAAGAATATGAAGGGAAACTTCTACAGATGAGCTTCGCAGCTGCTCCTGGAATTTCTGCAAAGGGAGATACAATCTACTATAGTTCTCTTGGCCAAAAAATATATCGCCATATTTTCAGTACCAACTCTTCTAAGCTGATGGTAGATATCAAAGAGGAGTTGAATCCAGAGCACAAAGTAACATATAACACGGCTCAGGTTCATCCCGTTACAGGTCATGTCTACTTTAATACTCTTAAAGGCTTTGGACAAGACTATAAGACTAATACCATTTATCGCTTTGATATGACAGGCGACAAGGGCAAATTACTTAATAGATGGGAAAACCTTTCTCGATTTCCTGCTGGAATCTTCTTTCCTCCAGCAAAGTAA
- a CDS encoding rhodanese-like domain-containing protein, with product MKRIYLIVMGLLATLLGACAGNQNIESVNAEAFKKEISADDVQLIDVRTPTEFTNGHIEGAINLDIKRSDFVDEANKTLDKTLKVYLYCRSGARSMQAANKLAKEGYQIVNLKGGIIEWEGEGLPVVR from the coding sequence ATGAAACGAATTTATTTAATTGTAATGGGACTATTAGCAACCTTATTAGGTGCCTGTGCAGGAAATCAAAACATTGAATCTGTTAATGCTGAGGCTTTTAAGAAAGAAATATCAGCTGATGACGTTCAGCTCATTGACGTGAGGACTCCAACAGAATTTACTAATGGGCATATTGAAGGAGCCATTAACCTGGATATAAAGAGGTCTGATTTCGTGGATGAAGCCAATAAAACTTTGGATAAGACACTTAAGGTCTATCTGTATTGCAGATCTGGTGCTAGAAGTATGCAAGCCGCTAATAAACTGGCAAAGGAGGGCTATCAGATCGTCAATCTCAAAGGTGGCATCATTGAATGGGAAGGCGAAGGGCTACCTGTGGTACGATAA
- a CDS encoding MIP family channel protein, with product MKKYLAEMIGTMVLVLMGCGAAVFAGVPGATFATVGTLGVAFAFGLSVVAMAYGIGSISGCHINPAITLGVWLSGRMSGKDAVMYMVFQVIGALLGSGVLWFLAKDSGSTTTLTGANGYAEGATAVAFVAETVFTFIFVLVVLGVTAKNGLNKFAGLAIGLTLVLIHIVCIPITGTSVNPARSIGPAIFQGGMALQQLWLFIVAPMLGAVIASGVWKVITVENEPSEAKIV from the coding sequence ATGAAAAAGTATTTAGCCGAGATGATAGGCACGATGGTGCTGGTATTAATGGGATGTGGGGCTGCTGTATTTGCTGGTGTACCTGGTGCCACGTTTGCTACAGTAGGCACACTTGGGGTCGCGTTTGCCTTTGGTCTTTCCGTAGTCGCTATGGCGTATGGCATTGGTAGTATTTCAGGCTGTCACATCAATCCAGCGATTACACTGGGTGTATGGCTTAGTGGCAGAATGAGTGGTAAAGATGCGGTAATGTATATGGTCTTTCAGGTCATTGGAGCATTATTGGGATCAGGCGTGTTATGGTTCTTGGCTAAGGACTCAGGCTCTACCACTACGCTGACAGGTGCTAATGGATATGCAGAAGGAGCTACAGCTGTTGCTTTTGTTGCCGAAACTGTTTTTACCTTTATCTTCGTACTCGTGGTATTAGGTGTGACAGCTAAGAATGGTCTGAATAAATTTGCTGGACTGGCTATTGGTCTAACACTTGTGCTGATCCATATTGTATGTATTCCTATCACAGGAACATCTGTCAATCCTGCTCGTAGTATAGGTCCTGCTATCTTCCAAGGTGGTATGGCTCTTCAGCAATTGTGGTTATTCATCGTGGCTCCTATGCTTGGTGCTGTGATTGCTTCAGGAGTTTGGAAGGTCATCACTGTGGAGAACGAACCATCTGAAGCTAAGATCGTATAA
- a CDS encoding DUF4286 family protein, whose protein sequence is MYIYNITINAPGNIGRDVLYFIQHRLFPEWQERDGWDNGRLLRIPQSIEDGVAIAVQFELKERALADEFDIESDACVQRIRQAYGQYVLFYPTIMEVIA, encoded by the coding sequence ATGTATATTTACAATATCACTATAAATGCACCAGGAAATATAGGGCGTGATGTGTTATACTTTATCCAGCATCGACTATTTCCAGAGTGGCAAGAGAGAGATGGTTGGGATAATGGGAGGTTACTAAGAATACCACAATCAATTGAAGATGGGGTGGCCATCGCTGTCCAATTTGAGTTGAAAGAAAGAGCGTTAGCAGATGAATTTGATATAGAGTCAGATGCTTGTGTTCAGCGTATCCGTCAAGCCTATGGGCAATATGTATTATTCTACCCTACTATTATGGAGGTGATAGCCTGA
- a CDS encoding transcriptional repressor, with the protein MIKNLEDRLTQFGVRTTPVRELIYNAIANADTAYSLTDLETELETVDMSSISRNLRLFLDVGLIHQIQDGSGIAKYALTQQQDGSPIKNHAHFVCVSCEKTICLDETSLDISQLPLPEGFSANGFSLLLKGTCPECSKEENRNK; encoded by the coding sequence ATGATAAAAAATTTAGAAGATCGGTTAACTCAGTTTGGTGTTCGCACCACACCGGTAAGAGAGTTAATATATAATGCCATCGCTAATGCTGACACAGCTTACTCTCTAACAGATTTAGAGACTGAGCTTGAGACGGTAGATATGAGCAGTATATCGCGTAACCTCCGACTATTTCTGGATGTAGGATTGATACATCAAATCCAGGATGGGTCTGGGATAGCAAAGTATGCACTCACACAGCAGCAGGACGGAAGTCCTATCAAGAATCACGCACACTTTGTTTGTGTCTCATGCGAGAAAACGATCTGTCTGGATGAAACGTCCTTAGATATCAGTCAACTACCACTTCCGGAGGGTTTTTCAGCAAATGGCTTCAGCCTATTGCTCAAAGGGACCTGCCCGGAGTGTTCAAAAGAAGAAAATAGGAATAAATAA